From Achromobacter spanius, a single genomic window includes:
- a CDS encoding LysR family transcriptional regulator — protein sequence MNQSTDPSALTRLELSELETFLWVVREGSFSEAARKLHLSQPAVTNRVKRLEDKLRTKLLQRTTRQVSATPEGIRLRDAAEAALAGLRDVMRQFQNSAETGRHRIVVACTPMLAATVLPRLIHDYQQRYPDIQVVLRDLPYAQVVQAITQDAADFAVAALDTKQRGLQFQSLAEEKVMLVVPAGHPLAAHASVTLSMIAPYRIMFLDRYLSLRKHLTEEFAKQGLSFEHTTASTLPTLLGMIDAGNCVTFLPRTMVQRNAQSSRVLIEIQDLDATRHWGCILSRRAELSAAAQAFKDYLRKHFREQLAEPV from the coding sequence ATGAATCAATCCACCGACCCGTCCGCCCTCACCCGGCTCGAACTTTCCGAGCTGGAAACCTTTCTCTGGGTCGTGCGCGAAGGCAGCTTCAGCGAAGCCGCGCGCAAGCTGCATCTGTCCCAGCCTGCCGTCACCAATCGCGTCAAACGGCTCGAAGACAAGCTGCGCACCAAGCTGCTGCAGCGGACCACGCGGCAGGTCAGCGCCACACCCGAAGGCATCCGCCTGCGGGACGCGGCCGAAGCCGCCTTGGCGGGGCTGCGCGATGTCATGCGCCAGTTTCAGAACAGCGCCGAAACCGGCCGCCACCGCATCGTGGTGGCGTGCACGCCGATGCTGGCGGCGACCGTGCTGCCGCGCCTGATCCACGACTACCAGCAGCGCTATCCGGACATCCAGGTCGTGCTGCGGGACCTGCCCTATGCGCAGGTGGTGCAGGCAATCACGCAAGACGCCGCGGACTTCGCCGTGGCAGCGCTGGACACCAAGCAGCGCGGGTTGCAGTTCCAGTCGCTGGCCGAGGAAAAGGTGATGCTAGTCGTGCCCGCCGGCCATCCGCTCGCCGCCCATGCCAGCGTCACGCTGTCGATGATCGCGCCCTACCGGATCATGTTCCTGGACCGCTACCTGTCGCTTCGCAAGCACCTGACGGAAGAATTCGCCAAGCAAGGGCTGAGCTTCGAGCACACCACGGCGTCGACCCTGCCCACGCTGCTTGGCATGATCGACGCCGGCAACTGCGTCACCTTCCTGCCGCGCACCATGGTCCAGCGCAACGCGCAGTCCTCGCGCGTGCTGATCGAGATCCAGGACCTGGACGCCACCCGCCACTGGGGCTGCATCCTGTCGCGCCGGGCCGAGCTGTCCGCCGCCGCGCAAGCCTTCAAGGACTACCTGCGCAAGCACTTTCGCGAGCAGCTTGCCGAACCGGTCTGA
- a CDS encoding ABC transporter ATP-binding protein produces MNAPASNAGGTAIAVRGLRHAFNGHTVLDGVDLDVPAGTVLALLGPSGCGKSTLLKALAGLLRPQHGDIRFGGAVVSSAGQHEPPERRGLGMVFQDYALWPHMSVASNVAFPLEMRGVSRRERPALVRDALAMVGLHEHAERRPADLSGGQQQRVALARAIVARPRVLLFDEPLSNLDRTLRETLCAEIGALLRRIGTTAVYVTHDHEEAHALAHTIARMQNGRIAELVPVNKDSA; encoded by the coding sequence TTGAACGCGCCCGCCTCCAACGCCGGCGGCACGGCCATCGCCGTGCGCGGCCTGCGGCATGCGTTCAACGGCCATACGGTGCTGGACGGCGTGGACCTGGACGTGCCTGCGGGCACGGTCCTGGCGCTGCTTGGGCCCTCCGGCTGCGGCAAGAGCACCCTGCTCAAGGCGCTGGCGGGCCTCTTGCGGCCGCAGCACGGCGACATCCGGTTCGGCGGCGCGGTGGTCAGCAGCGCGGGCCAGCACGAGCCGCCGGAGCGCCGTGGCCTGGGCATGGTGTTTCAGGACTACGCCCTCTGGCCACACATGAGCGTGGCCAGCAACGTGGCCTTTCCGCTTGAAATGCGGGGCGTCTCGCGCCGCGAGCGTCCCGCGCTCGTGCGCGACGCCCTGGCCATGGTCGGCCTGCACGAACATGCCGAACGCCGTCCCGCCGACCTGTCCGGCGGCCAGCAGCAACGTGTGGCGCTGGCGCGCGCCATTGTCGCCCGCCCGCGCGTGCTGCTGTTCGACGAACCCCTCTCCAATCTGGACCGGACGCTGCGCGAAACGCTGTGCGCCGAGATCGGCGCGCTGCTGCGCCGCATCGGCACGACCGCCGTCTACGTCACCCACGACCACGAGGAAGCCCATGCGCTGGCGCACACGATCGCCCGCATGCAAAACGGCCGCATCGCCGAACTCGTGCCGGTCAACAAGGACTCTGCTTAA
- a CDS encoding flavin reductase, with product MTPFDSKEFRRALGAFPTGVTVITTCDAAGKPYGVTANSFSSVSLDPPLILWSQSTTSSSYPAFRDCPRFVVNILADHQVHVSNQFAKSGADKFHEVPVMTGLGGVPIIDDCAAHLECVKVAAYPGGDHVVYLGQVEKIFRSGHHSLAFGDGKYLRTFAHDLGEVGSQTGAAGLGTLKAQRIAMAALPAICEHIGQRTVGIAVWGNQGATIVGWEPSAHPVSPYLQAGVVVSLTQSATGIAFAAFMPPAQTQAAVDEELQARARSGQPDNGQFAQRIAEARQHGLARAVGAAASPRHQVTVNAFSAPVYDAAGNMVMAISTTCEAERLPADWDGDVPAALLAAARELSHRLGGVIDV from the coding sequence ATGACACCCTTCGACAGCAAGGAATTCCGCCGCGCGCTTGGCGCGTTTCCCACCGGCGTCACCGTGATCACCACCTGCGATGCGGCAGGCAAGCCCTACGGCGTCACCGCCAACTCGTTCAGCTCGGTCTCGCTGGACCCGCCGCTGATCCTGTGGAGCCAGTCCACCACCTCCAGCAGCTACCCGGCGTTTCGCGACTGTCCGCGTTTCGTCGTGAACATCCTGGCCGACCATCAGGTCCACGTCTCGAACCAGTTTGCGAAGTCGGGCGCCGACAAGTTCCACGAAGTCCCCGTCATGACCGGCCTGGGCGGCGTGCCCATCATCGACGATTGCGCGGCGCATCTGGAATGCGTGAAGGTCGCGGCGTATCCCGGCGGCGACCACGTCGTCTACCTGGGTCAGGTGGAAAAGATCTTCCGCAGCGGTCACCATTCGCTCGCGTTTGGCGACGGCAAGTACCTGCGCACCTTCGCACACGACCTGGGCGAAGTCGGCAGCCAGACCGGCGCGGCGGGCCTCGGCACCCTGAAGGCGCAGCGGATCGCGATGGCGGCGTTGCCGGCGATCTGCGAGCACATCGGCCAACGCACCGTCGGCATCGCGGTGTGGGGCAACCAGGGCGCCACCATCGTGGGCTGGGAACCGTCCGCGCATCCCGTCAGTCCTTACCTGCAGGCGGGCGTGGTTGTGAGCCTCACGCAATCGGCAACCGGCATCGCCTTTGCCGCGTTCATGCCGCCGGCGCAGACGCAGGCGGCCGTCGACGAGGAACTGCAGGCTCGCGCGCGCAGCGGCCAGCCCGACAACGGCCAGTTCGCGCAGCGCATTGCCGAAGCCCGGCAGCACGGCTTGGCGCGGGCCGTAGGCGCCGCCGCCTCGCCCCGCCACCAGGTCACGGTCAACGCATTCAGCGCGCCCGTGTATGACGCGGCCGGCAACATGGTGATGGCAATCTCCACGACCTGCGAAGCCGAACGCCTGCCGGCCGACTGGGACGGCGACGTGCCCGCGGCGCTGCTCGCGGCGGCGCGCGAACTGTCGCATCGATTGGGAGGTGTCATCGACGTGTAG
- a CDS encoding LLM class flavin-dependent oxidoreductase, translated as MSTTARQMALVAFLQAQNCSNYAGSWRNPSSMTDYLTPEYYQRIARTLEDGCFDMAFFDDRLAMPDIYNGNHHETVRHGVRAVKLEPTSVLMAMAMATRHLGLGATYSTTYYEPFHVARLFATLDLMTKGRVAWNVVTSMNDSEAANFGHTEHLEHDLRYDRADEFMEVVMGHWDTWEDDIIVADKAEGFFADPDKVRRLDHEGRFFRSRGPLTVPRSPQGNPVILQAGQSGRGLAFAARWAEVVFAKYPTLEGGIKQYQALKDGVAKAGRNPDDLKVAAEVKIIAAETESLAREKRDMIAGLSRPIDGLTMIGETANIDFSGRPYDQPFTDAELAAMSWQSLRDKVVQVSGKKNPSVRDFVEASGRGTLNDGPVFCGTGEQVADMMEEWFSKGCDGFVLSATSVPGTYEEIVRLVIPHLQKRGLVRKEYASGTLRGNLGLTRPRAGDWKAGSR; from the coding sequence ATGAGCACAACCGCCCGTCAAATGGCCCTGGTGGCCTTCCTGCAAGCCCAGAATTGTTCCAACTACGCTGGCTCGTGGAGAAATCCGTCGAGCATGACCGACTACCTGACGCCGGAGTACTACCAGCGCATCGCCCGCACGCTGGAAGACGGCTGCTTCGACATGGCGTTCTTCGACGATCGCCTGGCGATGCCGGACATCTATAACGGCAATCACCACGAGACCGTGCGCCACGGCGTGCGCGCCGTGAAGCTCGAACCGACGTCGGTGCTGATGGCAATGGCAATGGCCACCCGCCACCTTGGACTGGGCGCCACGTATTCCACGACCTACTACGAACCGTTCCATGTGGCGCGCCTGTTCGCGACGCTGGACCTCATGACCAAGGGCCGCGTGGCCTGGAACGTGGTCACCTCGATGAACGATTCGGAAGCCGCCAACTTCGGCCACACCGAACACCTGGAGCATGACCTGCGCTACGACCGCGCCGACGAATTCATGGAAGTGGTCATGGGCCACTGGGACACCTGGGAGGACGACATCATCGTCGCCGACAAGGCCGAAGGCTTCTTCGCCGATCCGGACAAGGTGCGCCGGCTGGACCACGAAGGACGCTTCTTCCGGTCGCGCGGCCCGCTGACCGTGCCGCGTTCGCCGCAGGGCAACCCGGTGATCCTGCAGGCCGGCCAGAGCGGGCGCGGGCTGGCGTTTGCGGCGCGCTGGGCCGAAGTGGTGTTCGCCAAGTACCCCACGCTGGAAGGCGGCATCAAGCAGTATCAGGCGCTCAAGGACGGCGTGGCCAAGGCCGGCCGCAATCCCGACGACCTGAAGGTGGCCGCCGAGGTCAAGATCATCGCCGCCGAAACCGAAAGCCTGGCCCGCGAAAAGCGCGACATGATCGCCGGCCTGTCGCGGCCCATCGATGGCCTGACGATGATCGGCGAGACGGCCAACATCGATTTTTCCGGCCGGCCGTACGACCAGCCCTTTACCGACGCGGAACTGGCGGCGATGTCCTGGCAGAGCCTGCGCGACAAGGTCGTGCAGGTGAGCGGCAAGAAGAATCCGTCGGTGCGCGACTTTGTCGAGGCGTCAGGCCGCGGCACGCTGAATGACGGCCCCGTCTTCTGCGGCACCGGCGAACAGGTGGCCGACATGATGGAAGAGTGGTTCAGCAAGGGGTGCGATGGCTTCGTGCTGTCGGCGACCTCGGTGCCTGGCACGTACGAGGAGATCGTGCGGCTTGTCATTCCGCACCTGCAGAAGCGCGGTCTGGTGCGCAAGGAATACGCCAGCGGCACGCTGCGCGGCAACCTGGGCCTCACCCGGCCGCGCGCCGGCGACTGGAAGGCCGGCAGCCGCTGA
- a CDS encoding ABC transporter substrate-binding protein, whose translation MTLSIGLASGQAKALTVYTAGPGGLIKQLAVGFQEKTGIKVDVFQATTGKVMARLEAEAANPRADVLISASWDTAQDLDQRGWLMAYESPNAAQVPARFKAPTYVAQGISALGIVWNTASGTPEPRDWSDLTGPQFKQSVTMPDPALSGASLDLLLGLQNAQGEAAWKLFETLRDNGMTISGPNAQALTPVLQGAKAAVFGAVDYVSYASVAKGESVKVIFPSSGTAIAPRPMMILKTARQADEARKFVDYVLSEEGQRAVADAWLMPARQDVAAKRPVFKDLALLPDAATDSGASRAEVLTRFGQVFGQH comes from the coding sequence ATGACGCTTTCTATCGGATTGGCCTCGGGCCAGGCCAAGGCGCTGACCGTCTATACCGCCGGACCGGGCGGCCTCATCAAGCAATTGGCGGTCGGCTTCCAGGAAAAGACCGGCATAAAGGTGGATGTGTTCCAGGCCACCACGGGCAAGGTCATGGCGCGCCTGGAGGCCGAAGCGGCCAACCCGCGCGCCGACGTGCTGATCTCGGCGTCCTGGGACACCGCCCAGGACCTGGACCAGCGCGGCTGGCTGATGGCCTATGAAAGCCCCAACGCCGCGCAGGTGCCCGCGCGCTTCAAGGCGCCCACCTATGTCGCGCAAGGCATTTCGGCGCTGGGCATCGTCTGGAACACGGCCAGCGGCACGCCCGAACCGCGCGACTGGTCCGACCTGACCGGCCCCCAATTCAAGCAGTCGGTCACCATGCCGGACCCGGCCTTGTCGGGCGCATCGCTCGACCTGCTGCTGGGCCTGCAGAATGCGCAGGGCGAGGCCGCGTGGAAGCTCTTCGAGACGCTGCGCGACAACGGCATGACCATCTCCGGCCCCAACGCCCAGGCGTTGACGCCCGTGCTGCAAGGCGCCAAGGCGGCGGTGTTCGGCGCGGTGGATTACGTGTCGTACGCCAGCGTGGCCAAGGGCGAATCGGTGAAGGTCATCTTCCCGTCCAGCGGCACCGCCATCGCCCCGCGCCCCATGATGATCCTGAAAACCGCGCGCCAGGCCGACGAGGCGCGCAAGTTCGTGGACTACGTGCTGTCCGAAGAAGGCCAGCGCGCCGTGGCGGACGCCTGGCTGATGCCCGCGCGTCAGGACGTGGCGGCCAAGCGGCCCGTGTTCAAGGATCTGGCCTTGCTGCCGGACGCAGCCACCGATTCCGGCGCCAGCCGGGCCGAGGTGCTGACCCGCTTCGGCCAGGTCTTCGGCCAACACTGA
- a CDS encoding DUF4387 domain-containing protein, producing the protein MARLKDIAKACKSKNAGPFSITLDIMFDDPALFERVRATGVVSAALIARLYGVREEDVLFTEYPPALAWKATLPRPVASGAVGDVDVYGAQQHAPMLDIEIPL; encoded by the coding sequence GTGGCCAGACTGAAAGACATTGCCAAGGCCTGCAAGAGCAAGAACGCCGGGCCGTTTTCCATCACGCTGGACATCATGTTCGATGACCCGGCGTTGTTCGAGCGCGTGCGAGCCACGGGCGTCGTCAGCGCCGCGCTGATTGCACGTCTGTACGGCGTGCGTGAAGAGGACGTGCTCTTTACCGAATACCCGCCCGCGCTGGCATGGAAGGCGACGCTGCCGCGGCCCGTGGCTTCAGGCGCGGTGGGCGACGTGGATGTGTACGGCGCGCAGCAGCACGCGCCGATGCTGGATATCGAAATACCCCTGTGA
- a CDS encoding porin codes for MKSTLRIAAAGACLSAFSLAAPAALAATATSVQLYGLIDTGLQYLSNGPDGNSKTGMSAGNLNGSRWGLKGSEDLGDGVSAIFVLESGFDSGNGNSLQGGRLFGRQAYVGFSSNTWGRLTLGRHNTLMIEWMSKYNPFDNANFSIKRPDAAFSDRTDNAVMYVGKLGPVSVGGYYSFGWNNEQSFDDSKLGRMVGGGLRYKSGGLDAALLYHSKNADKPKASAGSSNREDRVVAGLSYDFEDIKLYAGYRWLDQKLTQRSYKNNMTWLGASYKLQGNARVSAAVYHLNDSVCDDMNNAACPAVQAAGTGQKSTMIVLGNEYDLSKRTTLYAVAAYAINDDKSSLSVVGGKYGANVEPGKNQFGLNLGMRHRF; via the coding sequence TTGAAATCGACACTCCGCATTGCGGCGGCTGGCGCCTGCCTGTCCGCTTTCTCCCTGGCAGCGCCCGCCGCGCTCGCCGCCACCGCCACCTCGGTCCAGCTCTATGGCCTGATCGACACCGGCCTGCAGTATCTCAGCAACGGCCCGGACGGCAACAGCAAGACCGGCATGAGCGCCGGCAACCTGAATGGTTCGCGCTGGGGCCTGAAGGGCTCCGAGGACCTGGGCGACGGCGTTTCCGCCATCTTCGTGCTGGAAAGCGGCTTTGACTCCGGCAACGGCAACAGCCTGCAAGGCGGCCGCCTGTTCGGGCGCCAGGCCTACGTCGGCTTTTCCAGCAACACGTGGGGCCGCCTGACCCTGGGCCGCCACAACACGCTGATGATCGAATGGATGAGCAAGTACAACCCGTTCGACAACGCCAATTTCTCGATCAAGCGGCCCGACGCCGCGTTCTCGGACCGCACCGACAACGCCGTCATGTACGTCGGCAAGCTGGGCCCCGTGTCCGTCGGCGGCTACTACAGCTTCGGCTGGAACAACGAACAGTCGTTCGATGACAGCAAGCTCGGACGCATGGTGGGTGGCGGTCTGCGCTACAAATCGGGCGGCCTGGACGCCGCGCTGCTGTATCACTCGAAGAACGCCGACAAGCCCAAGGCCAGCGCCGGCAGCAGCAACCGCGAAGACCGCGTCGTGGCGGGCCTGTCGTACGACTTCGAGGACATCAAGCTCTACGCCGGCTACCGCTGGCTGGACCAGAAGCTCACGCAGCGCAGCTACAAGAACAACATGACGTGGCTGGGCGCCAGCTACAAGCTGCAGGGCAACGCGCGCGTGTCGGCCGCCGTCTATCACCTGAACGACTCGGTGTGCGACGACATGAACAACGCCGCCTGCCCCGCCGTGCAGGCCGCCGGCACGGGCCAGAAGTCGACCATGATCGTGCTCGGCAACGAATACGACCTGTCCAAGCGCACCACGCTGTACGCGGTGGCGGCCTACGCCATCAACGACGACAAATCGTCCTTGAGCGTGGTCGGCGGCAAGTACGGCGCCAACGTCGAGCCGGGCAAGAACCAGTTCGGCCTGAACCTCGGCATGCGGCATCGGTTTTGA
- a CDS encoding ABC transporter substrate-binding protein, whose protein sequence is MNRVCKVMLPLALALPAAAMAQDTLKIGALVTLSGAGAAWGQALLYGAELAADDVNAQGGLEVGGKKYKISVIPYDDKYQSADAVTAANRLVSDDKVKYIIGPMGSAPALAVQPVTEREKVIIMTLGFTNKALSPEKPYSFRPNLTTEETAPPIIAWLVKRFSLKKVGGLFPNDESGQQISNDLAKAYEKAGAALSSKEFFERQRVDMVPLLTRMISSGIDAIELDGNSPATAGMIVRQARELGFKGPIVRNGGPATPEIVAVAGKTATEGMMVTSLQDPNNKEVAHYAQRYQDKYKKNMNGFSPAFYDGTHMLFKAMQNAGTVADSTRVRDELAKLKDYKGIQGIVNWSGKARYGIDHQVASPFFISEVRNGQEVTVARCDIDKCVDIQK, encoded by the coding sequence ATGAATCGAGTTTGCAAGGTAATGCTGCCCCTGGCGTTGGCGCTGCCCGCCGCGGCCATGGCGCAGGACACGCTGAAGATCGGCGCGCTGGTGACGCTGTCCGGCGCGGGCGCCGCGTGGGGCCAGGCGCTGCTGTACGGCGCCGAACTGGCGGCCGACGACGTCAACGCGCAGGGCGGCCTGGAGGTCGGTGGCAAGAAATACAAGATCAGCGTCATTCCCTACGACGACAAGTACCAGTCGGCCGATGCGGTCACGGCCGCCAACCGCCTGGTCAGCGACGACAAGGTCAAGTACATCATCGGCCCGATGGGGTCCGCGCCGGCACTGGCCGTGCAGCCGGTCACCGAGCGCGAGAAGGTCATCATCATGACGCTGGGCTTCACCAACAAGGCGCTCAGCCCGGAAAAGCCGTACTCCTTCCGTCCCAACCTGACGACCGAGGAGACGGCCCCGCCGATCATCGCGTGGCTGGTCAAGCGTTTCAGCCTGAAGAAGGTCGGCGGACTATTCCCCAACGACGAGTCCGGCCAGCAGATCTCCAATGACCTGGCCAAGGCTTACGAAAAGGCGGGCGCCGCGCTGTCGAGCAAGGAGTTCTTCGAGCGCCAACGGGTGGACATGGTGCCGTTGCTGACCCGGATGATCAGCTCGGGCATCGATGCCATCGAGCTGGACGGCAACTCGCCGGCCACGGCGGGGATGATCGTGCGCCAGGCGCGCGAACTGGGCTTCAAGGGGCCGATCGTGCGCAATGGCGGACCGGCCACGCCCGAGATCGTCGCGGTGGCCGGCAAGACGGCGACCGAGGGCATGATGGTCACGTCGTTGCAGGACCCGAACAACAAGGAGGTGGCGCACTATGCCCAGCGCTACCAGGACAAGTACAAAAAGAACATGAACGGCTTCAGCCCGGCGTTCTACGACGGCACGCACATGCTGTTCAAGGCCATGCAGAACGCGGGCACCGTGGCCGACAGCACCAGGGTGCGCGATGAGCTTGCCAAGCTGAAGGACTACAAGGGCATCCAGGGCATCGTGAACTGGAGCGGCAAGGCGCGCTATGGCATCGACCATCAGGTCGCCTCGCCGTTCTTCATCTCCGAGGTCCGCAATGGCCAGGAAGTCACCGTGGCGCGTTGCGATATCGACAAGTGCGTCGATATCCAGAAATAA
- a CDS encoding ABC transporter permease, producing the protein MKSIYLLAAATLAALAVLVALPMAFVALQAVFPHLAEGSLRDPFGAWPATLGSPGTLSLIGGTLKLGLGVAAVSAAIGIPLGALRGLFRVPLARFWDLLFLVPFLLPPYIAALSWTMALQPRGYLEQLAGFNLGPLLFSPTGVTLAMGLAIFPVVYFAVSRSMAATGARMADVARVFGASPWRAFLRVTLPLALPAIAASLLLAFTLAIEEYGVPAALGSQSGVAVLTTAIERRLADWPIDLPGASLLSLVLVALALTAYAVQRAALAGRGFETTTGKPAPLARGELGPWRAPVLLAFAVVALIAVVAPLASMLAAALTRNVSGGLAASNLTLANFAALFDARGDAWEALSTSLSLASGTALLAGAVGLLAAWCVAGRHVRGAALIDALALLPAALPGVVVGVGLILAWNQPFWPVTPYGTWGILLLSYTCLLLPYPVRYVGAALAQIGANLEAAARVHGASAARALRRIVLPLVLPGLAASMLMVFAVASRELVTSLLLAPAGVQTVSIFVWRQFEQGSVGEGMAMAAVAVAVSLLLMLGAASISRRQPR; encoded by the coding sequence ATGAAAAGCATCTATCTCCTGGCGGCCGCCACCCTGGCCGCCCTGGCGGTGCTCGTCGCCTTGCCCATGGCATTCGTGGCGCTGCAAGCCGTGTTTCCCCATCTGGCCGAGGGATCGCTGCGCGATCCGTTCGGCGCCTGGCCCGCCACGCTGGGCAGCCCCGGCACGCTCAGCCTGATCGGCGGCACGCTGAAACTGGGCCTGGGCGTGGCCGCGGTCAGCGCGGCCATCGGCATTCCGCTCGGTGCGCTACGCGGGCTGTTCCGCGTGCCGTTGGCGCGGTTCTGGGACCTGCTGTTCCTCGTCCCCTTTCTGCTGCCGCCCTACATCGCGGCGTTGTCGTGGACGATGGCCTTGCAGCCGCGCGGCTATCTTGAACAGCTGGCAGGCTTCAATCTCGGCCCGCTGCTGTTCTCGCCCACCGGCGTCACGCTGGCCATGGGCTTGGCGATCTTTCCCGTCGTGTACTTCGCCGTCTCGCGCAGCATGGCGGCCACGGGCGCCCGGATGGCCGACGTCGCGCGCGTGTTTGGCGCCAGTCCCTGGCGCGCGTTCCTGCGCGTCACGCTGCCGCTGGCGCTGCCGGCCATCGCGGCCAGCCTGCTGCTCGCCTTCACCCTCGCCATCGAGGAGTACGGCGTGCCTGCCGCGCTCGGCTCGCAATCGGGCGTTGCCGTGCTGACCACCGCCATCGAACGCCGGCTGGCCGACTGGCCCATCGACCTGCCCGGCGCCTCGCTGCTGTCACTGGTGCTGGTGGCGCTGGCCCTGACCGCCTACGCCGTCCAACGCGCGGCACTGGCCGGCCGCGGCTTCGAAACCACGACCGGCAAGCCCGCGCCATTGGCACGCGGCGAACTGGGCCCGTGGCGCGCGCCCGTACTGTTGGCCTTTGCCGTGGTGGCGCTGATTGCAGTGGTCGCTCCGCTGGCCTCGATGCTGGCTGCCGCCCTGACGCGCAACGTCTCGGGCGGCCTCGCGGCCAGCAATCTGACGCTGGCCAACTTTGCCGCGCTGTTCGATGCACGCGGCGATGCGTGGGAGGCCCTGTCCACCAGTCTGTCGCTGGCAAGCGGGACCGCGTTGCTGGCGGGCGCGGTCGGCCTGCTGGCGGCGTGGTGCGTGGCGGGGCGTCACGTACGCGGCGCTGCGCTGATCGACGCGCTGGCCCTGTTGCCCGCGGCATTGCCCGGCGTGGTGGTCGGCGTCGGCTTGATCCTGGCGTGGAATCAGCCGTTCTGGCCGGTCACGCCCTACGGCACCTGGGGCATTCTGCTGCTGTCGTACACCTGCCTGCTTCTGCCCTACCCGGTGCGGTATGTCGGCGCGGCCCTGGCGCAGATCGGCGCCAACCTGGAAGCGGCGGCGCGCGTGCACGGCGCCAGCGCGGCACGCGCGCTGCGGCGCATCGTCCTGCCGCTGGTCTTGCCCGGGCTGGCGGCGTCGATGCTGATGGTGTTTGCGGTGGCGTCGCGCGAACTGGTGACGTCGCTGCTGCTGGCGCCGGCCGGCGTGCAGACCGTGTCGATCTTCGTGTGGCGGCAGTTCGAGCAGGGATCGGTGGGAGAAGGCATGGCGATGGCTGCGGTAGCCGTCGCGGTCAGCCTGTTGCTGATGCTGGGCGCAGCCAGCATCAGCCGCCGCCAACCCCGCTAG
- a CDS encoding acyclic terpene utilization AtuA family protein, translating into MTTQSVRMMSASGILGYGFPEASIKAAMELKPHMVGVDGGSSDPGPHYLGSGRTLNSRLAMKRDLSLLLRAAIANGIPMMVGTCGGAGGEPHLQACADIVREIAREHGLHFKMALIHAEQDPAVIRQAIAEDRIRALGTADALTAQDVDDAVRIVGMMGPEPYRQALAEGAQVILGGRGTDPAPWVALAMHHGLPEAPAWYAGKMLECACNAAIPKKHDCLMVTVGEDYVEAEPLNPELRCTPLSVAVQALHENASPVLRYEPGGCVDTRDCEIRPMSDRRVRITGMKWEPQRYTIKLEGVKRAGYSAVAFAATRDPGLIGQADSFLDFVRTSTATKVTALGLDPQDWKLVLRVYGANGVMGAWEPNPGFLPQELAIVAEVVGRTQEIANAALSLARVTLLHSDFPGRMCREGNMAFPFSPSDIERGPIYEFFMQHVIEVADPLSLFPIEYETV; encoded by the coding sequence ATGACCACTCAAAGCGTTCGGATGATGTCGGCCAGCGGCATCCTGGGTTACGGGTTTCCGGAGGCCTCGATCAAGGCGGCGATGGAACTCAAGCCTCACATGGTCGGTGTGGACGGCGGCTCCAGCGATCCCGGCCCGCATTATCTGGGATCCGGCAGGACATTGAATTCCCGCCTGGCCATGAAGCGCGACCTGTCGCTGCTGCTGCGCGCGGCCATTGCCAACGGCATCCCGATGATGGTGGGCACGTGCGGGGGCGCCGGGGGCGAGCCGCACCTGCAGGCCTGCGCCGACATCGTGCGCGAGATCGCCCGAGAGCACGGCCTGCATTTCAAGATGGCGCTGATTCATGCCGAGCAGGACCCGGCCGTGATTCGTCAGGCCATCGCCGAGGACCGCATTCGGGCGCTAGGCACGGCGGACGCATTGACGGCGCAGGATGTCGACGACGCGGTGCGCATCGTCGGCATGATGGGTCCGGAACCGTATCGCCAGGCCTTGGCCGAGGGCGCGCAGGTGATTCTGGGTGGACGGGGCACCGACCCGGCGCCTTGGGTGGCGCTTGCCATGCACCACGGCCTGCCCGAGGCGCCCGCCTGGTATGCGGGCAAGATGCTGGAGTGCGCGTGCAACGCCGCGATCCCCAAGAAGCACGATTGCCTGATGGTCACGGTGGGCGAGGACTACGTGGAAGCCGAGCCGCTCAATCCGGAATTGCGCTGCACGCCGCTGTCGGTGGCGGTGCAGGCGCTGCACGAGAACGCCAGCCCCGTGCTGCGCTATGAACCCGGCGGCTGCGTCGACACCCGCGATTGCGAGATCCGGCCAATGTCGGACCGCCGCGTGCGGATCACCGGCATGAAGTGGGAGCCTCAGCGCTACACGATCAAGCTGGAAGGCGTGAAGCGGGCGGGCTACAGCGCGGTGGCCTTTGCCGCCACGCGCGACCCCGGCCTGATCGGTCAGGCCGACAGCTTCCTGGACTTTGTGCGCACATCCACGGCGACGAAGGTCACGGCCCTCGGATTGGACCCCCAGGACTGGAAGCTGGTGCTGCGCGTCTACGGCGCAAACGGCGTGATGGGGGCCTGGGAGCCGAACCCCGGATTCCTGCCGCAGGAGCTGGCCATCGTGGCGGAAGTGGTGGGCAGGACGCAGGAGATCGCCAACGCGGCGCTGTCGCTGGCCCGCGTGACGCTGCTGCATTCCGATTTCCCGGGGCGCATGTGCCGCGAAGGCAACATGGCCTTTCCGTTTTCGCCGTCCGATATCGAGCGCGGTCCGATCTACGAATTCTTCATGCAGCACGTAATTGAAGTGGCTGATCCGCTCAGCCTGTTTCCCATCGAATACGAAACCGTCTGA